ATATCGCCCGGTGGCCATTAGGCTCACGTGGCTGTTTAAGCTtaatttgaaatgaattaaaaggACGCAAGATAAAACATTTGGGTTTTCGGTCACACCGGCCACATCTCAAACACTCAGTAGCCACGCGTGGCCACGGCTACTGTGTGCGCAGCCCAGGTATAGAGCGTTTCCGTCAACGTGGAAACCTCCACTGGGCCGCGCTGCACCACGGCCGGGCCCCGGCCAGCAGCAGCTGAGCTGAGCTGCCTGGGGTGGGAGCCACGCGCATTCTCAcatcccagcccctccctcttgacGGGCCCAGTGGCCCGGCTCTGGACAGAGGCAGCTGGACCGCCGCAGGGGTGCGGGAATTATCCACGGAGGCGTCTGGGGCAGGACCAGCCTCCCAGGCTAAGGATGGTCCCTGCTGCTTCGGAAGGTCCAGCCCCTCAGCCCCAGGGCAAAGCATCAGCGGCTTCCTCCGTTCTGACCACTGACAGGCCTCCGACGGCCCAGTGGGGACACAGGCTCAGGACGGAGATGCTTCAATTTCCCCCAACCGTCAAGGGCTCTCTCAGCCCCCGGCCACCCATCCTGTGGTGCAGATGCAGAAACAGAGCCCAGGGGCTCCCGGGGCCTCCTACTCTTCTCTGCTCCACTGCAGCGAAAAACAAAGCTTCTCATTATTGCAAAGAAGCCCCGTTTCGTCCCCCTCTGACCCTTCCAAAATGCCCTGAAAACCACGCAGGGTCCCCCGGGGGCACGCACAGCTCAATTTTCTCCCGTCTGTCTAGtcccccccaccctcacccacccTCAAGCGTACACTCCACATTTCCCTGCATTTTCAAGAGGTTCTTGGATGGAAGGCAGCCCACTGTGTCCCATGAATCCCAGGCCAGAAACTTCTGTGTTTGTGGCAGATTCCTAATAAGGACTTGGGGAGCCGAGCCTGAGCGGAAGATTCTAGACTAGATCCAAGGAAGCCCTCCCCCTGTGCTGACATCGTGGCCCAGGAGGCCTTTGCCTCTGTGTGGGGACCCTcggcctctgtcccctccccggTCAGAAACCAAAGCTTTGCCCTGGGCTTCCATCctgtcccttcctcctctggaggtgagaggaggggtggggggaggtgagaggGGACAGTTATTTAGGGTCCACGGAGGCAGTTGCTAGGAGATGCCTGGAGAGCtcacgggggaggggaggagcggcCCAGGCGGAGCCCCGTGTGGGCAGCCGAGGGGCAGTCACCCCCAGGCCCGGCCCGGCCCACAGGCCCCTAGGTCCCGCGTGTCGGGGGTTAGCGTGTTTGCAGCGGGGGCCTTGGGCGATGAGCCTTTAAACCGGGGAGACCGAAGAATAGAGCTGAGAGGGAACAAAGGCAGAACCAGAACCGGCTCACGCTGGGGGTGTTCTGGGGCCTTCCAGCACGGCCACGGGCCCCTGAGCCCCCGGAGCGGCTGTCGGGTGAGGAAAGTCGGCAGGCCGCCTGAACGGCCGCCTGGCAGCCCTGGCGACTGCACCCAGCCCCGTGGCCGTGCTCGGCGAGGCCCCTCCCGGCCGCGGCGTCCACGCCTCCCCACGGCCCACCGGATGCCCCATTGTCTCCCGCTCGTGTAGTGGGGCAAGGACCCCGGGAGGGGTGAGGGTCTTGCCCGGGTCCCGGGGATTCCGCCTGGTGGGCCCCCTTCAAGCTCACCCTGCGTTGACCCTGAGCCAGACGGCTCAGTGCCCTCCCCTCCGGCAGCGACCTGGGCGGGTCGTCCTGGCCGCCCGAGGGAAGCGCTTTGTTCCCACTCGGCCCGTCCAGGCCAGACGGTGCTTCTGTCGGCCAGGGAGGGTCCCCGGCGGGCAGGAGCTCCACCAGGGTGTCCTCAAGCGGAGGCAGGGCGAGGGAGCCGGGCGCTGTGCCCCCACTGCCCCCTTGCAGGTGGGGTGGCTGGAGCCCAGATGGGTAAACACTGCCCAGGCCACGTGGCAGGTCAGGCCCCCCCGGGACCTCGGCACGGGACGGGCTCGTCGTCCACAGTCACGCAGACGTATCCCTAGCTCCTCTCCTTTGCCGAAAGCTTCTGTCGCCCCTCTTACCAGCTACTCAGGAGGGAGGTGGGCCCCACGCCAGCTCCGTGTATATGAGGTGTCTGGGACTCGAGCGGGCTGCGAGCTGCCTGGGCGATTCCACCGCCAGGGCCCTTGGTCCTCCACGAGGAGAGGGGCACCTCGTTCCCGCCAGCCATGCGAAGGCCAGAGGCGGGGTGCCAGCGGCTCTGATGCAAATGCCCTTGCTGGGTGCGGGGGTCTGGGCCCCCTGTGGTCCCGAACAACCTGCCAGGCTGACAGACGGGAGCTAGTGAGAGAGTCGGGGCCTTCACCGTCCTGGGCCCCTGCGGGAGGCTCAGAGCTCCCGGGACGGCTGGAGCCGCACGCAGGTTGAGTCTGAGggcgcgggggcggcggggggcggggcgggggggcgcacCCTTCTCCTGTGTCTTGATATCCAGCCAAGCTCAGTACTCAGAGCCACAGTGCTCACTCTGTCCAGAAAAGCCTTCCAAAATAGATGGAACAGGGTGTGTCCGGAATGGGATTAGGAAGGACGGGCTGAGGTCACTGGCTCCGAGGGGAGGGTGATGTGTTCTAGCCCTAAGCGACCAGGCAGCCTGCTGAGGGCCAGGCCGCGGCCTAGACCTTCCCGAGCTGCGGAATCAAGCAGGTCAGCTGGGGGGCGGCCCACGACGGCCTCTCTCATGTCGGTGACCCAGTGCCCTTCCCAGAGGGGCCAGGGCTATTTCTCCCCGGCAGAGGAACAAACGCAAACGGCGAGGGCGAGAGTGAACGTTTGTGCTTCTGGCTTCAGCCCCTGGGGAAGGAGTCGGACTGGAACCTGGGCCTGACCTCCCTCGCCCCACGCCTCCCCCAAGGACGGCTGTGGAATGAATACGTGCACACGCCCTGTCCAGAGGTCCGTGGCCAAACCACAGGGCCCGGGGAAGCAGCCCAGGCCATCTGGGAAGCCAGCTACCCTCCTCTCCTCCGCTGGCCCTACGGGGTCCACTCAGGGTTCCCCAGGCCCGTCTGTGAGCTGGGGGGCTGCGGGCGTTCCTTTGCCCAAGGCTTGGGAAAGACAGAGGTCCCCGCCCCCCAGCTTGCGGTCTGGCGAGGGGGCCAAATTATCTCTACCACGGTCATCCGAAACCCAAACGTCTTCCCATGGCCTTGACTTTATTAGCCTGACCTGTTCCGGCCCCGTCCACGGTGGGGCTGCGTGGTGTGTGCGCCTCTGAAAGCAGCCTGGGCCCTCCAGGGACTGCCGCGCCTCAGTCACCGTGTGGCTTCCTGCCTGCGTCTGCGGGAGCCTTGTCCTCCCTATCCCCTGAGCGTCTGCCACCCCTGCTCCCCACGGGGCCGGGCTCGCTGGGGCACAGCCGCGTGGTGCAGCTTTGTGGGAGCTGCCCGGGCCCTGGGCTGGCCCCCATCCTGGCAGGGAAGCAGGGCTCCTCCTGCCGCACGGAGGACAGTTCTGGAAGCCCCACGAAGGGAGCAGGGGACTCACCCCGTTTCAAGGGCCTGTGCGAGGCCCATCCCCAGGGGGCTGGAAGAGTGGGAGACCAGGACCAGAGCTCAGTCCTAATCAAAGAGTAAGGACAGAGGCCACCCAGGCGGGAGGATGCTGCCAGGTTCTCACCCAGCAGCATGCCTTCCTCTCCAGACCTAGAGAGTGAGGGGCTCTCGGGGAAACCAAGCCAGGAGAGGGAGCTTCTGCACAGGTGAGGGAGGGTGCTGATCGGagacccctcccacccctgcttctGGCACCGATTTCAGGGCTGGGAACTCTCAGGAGGCTTTCCCGTGTGAAGAACTGAGAGGTCAAGGCAGGAAGAGCTTGCTTTCTggatccacccccacccccaccgaaCCCTTCCTGGGATCTGGGAAACAGACCATTCTGCTAACCTTGACCTCAGGGACCGTGCCAGTCTGGCACGCATGCTCTATGCCTTCCCTACTGCGCCCGAGGCAGACAGTACTAATCAATCCCCACACTGTCCCCAGTTCCAGACACACCTTACAACTCTCCGAGGCTGCTCTGGGCAGCCTGCCAGTCAGGGCTAGGAACCCAGGGTAAagctccctgcctccctgctttGACACGGGCCTTATCGAGTGTTTCCTAAGCACCTTCTCAGAAGCTCTCAAGGGCTACAGGCGTGGTCCCTGAGCCTAAGGGGTTACGGGTGGCTTCTTTAGGGTGTGGGTGGACGCGAGACCGTCCTTTGGTCAGTGACCACAGAACGGGCCTTCTGGGTCCTCTTTCCACCCTCTCAGTTTGCATCTCTTTGGGGGGGGATGGTTCGCAGGCCTCGACTGAGGGCTGGGGGACCCCAAGTTCTGGCCAGGGTCTGCTGGCCCCCGGATGGGCTGAGGCCCTGCCCCCGGCCCCTCAGTAGATCCCCTTCATCCTCTTGCTGTCGGGATCGAAGGGAGACTTGAGGTGAGCCTGGGCCGAGTACGTCACCCCCATCCTCTCCAGGGCGTACTCTCCACTTTTCACGAAGTCCAGCGAGACCTAGTAGCAGAAGAGGAGGGGCCTTGGTCACTCGTTACCCAGTGGGTGCTGGGCTCACGCTACCTGCCTCTTGGGACGGGGCCAGCTGTCTCGGCCTCACGCCCCTCCTGCGGGCAAACCCATCGCTGTGCTGAGGGTCTTCCCTGAGCCGGGGAACTGCCCTGAGCAGGTAGATTCTGCGTCCCTGTGTCCCCGAGTTGGACCTGAGCACCTGGGGTCCAGCAGAGCCGAGGTCTGGCAGTCAGTGAGACTTCTCCCGCGGGGCAGCACCCCTCCGCCCTGGAACTGCAGGTCCCTGGGAACCGGAGCACGGCCTGGACACGCAGGGCAGTGACAGGCAGAGGCGGAGCGGGCCGGCCCAGCGCGGGCTCCTGTTCTCCTGGTGCAGAGAATACACCCAGGGCCGGGCCTCACGGAGGGGTTCTGCTCGGGTTGTTAAACGACCTCTCTCGGCTGCTCAGGGTTGGACGGAAAAAGTACCCCAAACGGACGAGGCTTTTTACGCGACCGCAGTGCTGGAATGGAGGGGCTTCTAGACCAGGCTTCTGAGCCGTGGTGGGCACTGGCTGGGCTCAAAGCTCCCCGCTGCCCCCACTGGGCCCAGAGGCAGGTGGCAGAGACCACTGGTGCCTTCAGACGTCGGAAGGACTGGCTTGTCCAGAGCTGGGGCGTAGTCCTTACTAATAAACACCCCGGAGGCCACCAATTCTGCCCCCACGTCCAGAGCCTTTCCTTTCAAGGGCAGTTTTCCTATTTTACGAAGGAGTCTTGGCTCTCCCGCTGCTGTGCTggcaaatgtttaacaaccagctctccagggaggggaaggggttgggggatgggggaggcctGATGGTGGCATTTGCCCATTTCCATGGTATAAACACACTGGACATCCCCGATGGCAGGGTTGGGAAGAGGTGGACACAGTCGGCTCTTACAAGGCAGCCTGAGCCGGCCCTGGCCCTGCACTGGTCAAACCCGGGTACCCTGGGCCACCTGTCTGGGTAGAGGTATAAGTGTTCCTTCCTTGGTCACATTAATTAGAAACCCAACCTGACCAAGCAGAAAAAGCAAGAATTATTGCTCTTTGAAAGAAGAGGTGACTAGGCCCGCACCCACCCCTACCCTTGCATGGGGCAAACGGACACAGGGCTTCAGCTGGGACCCAGGGCTCCATATCTGGGGTGTCAGAGAGTCCTCTGTCACTGCAAAACGTCATCACCAGCCATGGCAACCCCTGCGTCACAGCGGTGCTCAATTAAGGCTCCACTCAGAGCAGGGAGCTGTAGACAGCCCTGTGAGGCAGGTGGGAATAATctgtccccattctacagatgaggaaaccgaggctcagagagacgcCCTTGTCCAAGGTCGCCAGGCCAGTCCAGGGCAGAGCGCCAAAGCTACTGAGGCCGAGGCTGTGTCCTGAGCCTCCCAGCCCGCTGCGGATGCAGCCTCCTCAGACAGCACCGCGGCCTGGCCCCTCCCCCCGTGGGTCTGCCATCAGGCCTGGCCCGCCCCTGCACCTCTGCCAGGGCTGGTCTGACTcactcctcctgccccctccacgCAGCTGCTTCCATGTGCCTCCCCCAGCCTGGAGCCTcagtggggggaggtggggggctgcaGCCCAGAGACTGTCGGGCCAGGGGAGGCCGGAAGGCCCAGCTGGATGGGCACCCCTGCCCCGACGTCACAGCCTCCTGGGGCCTCTTTCTCCGCCGTCAGGGGGCTGGTGCACGCCTCCAGGAAGCAAGCAGGTGAAGCCGTAACGGTGCCACCAATGACAACGGGCTCCCCCGCGCCGCTCGCGTCACACCACCCAGCCAGCCCGGCATGAGCTTCACACCCCTCCCAGGGCTCAGACCCCCGGAGGCCCCCTAAGGGCCCTCACTCCCCGGCCAGCGTGGACGGCGGCATCCGTGCTCGGTGGGGGGTTATCTGGGTTCACAAATGATTGTTTGGGCAAAATGTTTAGATTTTCTCCACCCAGAACAAGCCGCCCCCTCTGTCTCATTGCCAAGTTTCCCAAACGTGCCTGCGCGTGTGTGTCTGCGTGCACGTGCGCCGGCGCGTGTGCGCACAGGCGGGTACACGCGTGTGCGCACCGATGTGTGTACGCACAACCGTATGCACGCACGCGGGGCCTCCAGCTCCAGGGAGCAGCGGGCGTTGGCCCGGCCCAGGGCCTCTTCCTGACCAGGAGAAGCTTGGAGCTTCCAAAATCAGATTCTTTCGGagagaaaatatggaaagagCTCCGACTCTGCCCGGGGACACAGCCCCGTCCGTCAGTCACCCCACTGTGCTCTGGGCCCCGCACGCCCAGCACGCTCGAGGCCGGGGGCAGGGGTGCTGGTGCGGAGCCTGGGAGGACCCGGGGCTCCCGGTGGCGGTGCTGGCGGGTGGGACTCACCGGCCCGCCGCTGGGGTCCCGGATGTAGCCGTAGGCCAGGGTCTTGTCGACGGTGAACCCGAAGTCGGCCCTCCGGACGTGGCCCACCACCTGGCCGTTTCTCCAGATGGCCTCCAGGCCGAACATGGGCACTTTCCTGGAAGAAGCAATAGACGGCTGGGACCCCAGAGCCCCCGACGGGAAACTCCTGCGCTCCGCCTGGTCGAGGAGAGCGGGGCCGCGCCCGCCACACCGCGGGCTCCACGCCGCAGGGCTGGTCTGCTATGAGCCCCCGTGCCCGGCGCCTGGCCCCCGGGATGCTGCGGCACAGGCTCCGAGCAAATAAATGGATGAACAGAAAACGCCAGAACCGGGATCTGACTTTCGTGTCTCTAGGGACAGGCCCCACAGAGTTGGAAGAGGCCCATCTTGAGATTTCTTTCCCGTTTGACTTCTGATCAGTTTAAAACTGTCATACGACTTGTTTTACTCTGATGGCTCTCCTTTCTCTACAGTGCGCTGTATCATCTATCACAAGTGCTTTTCTGTATTACACATAAGGTACAATGCTCGCTGTAAAAGTGTtgaaaattcaaaacagaaaacaaagagaagattAAACTACAGTCACAGAAACGCCAGCACCGGACCGTCTGGTGCAGATCTTGGCAGACGTGCCCCTCCCGCGCGTCGCGCCCGCGAGGACTGcgctgggccctggggaggcgGCGAGCGCCGCGTGGCCCCGCGGGTCCCCGGGGCGGGTGCCGAGGTCCATGCCCGGCGGCGAGTGGGGCACAGCTGGGCCTGGTCACGGTAACTGGAACTGGGTGAACCCTACACCGAGGAAAAGAGCCTGCACAGGGTCCGGGGTGCCGCCCAGTTCAGAGACCAGGAGGAAAAGGTCTGGGCCCCACGGGTCCAGTGGATGAGGGTGGGACGGAAGGAGGCTTTGCAAGCACGCTCTTGTCTCCTTTGGTCTCACCCAGTCCTACTGGGGCGCCACGTCCATGGGAGGGAACAGCCTCAGAGAGGCCCCAGCCGGCGCCCGGGCCGCGTCTCTCCTCAGGCCTGGGACCGGCCAGGCCACGGCACTGGGTGGATTCTGCAGCCCGGCAGGGAGCCCCCGAGCGGGCCGAGCCAGGCTGTGGCCGGTGCTGTCTGAAGTTGCGGGCGCTTCCTGGAGCGCCAGGCGGCAGGCCTCGGAGGACCCCTGCTCCGTCTGCACCCCAGACCAGAGCTGAGCTGCTCCCCGGGAGATGGACGAGGAATCAGGCGGAGAGGCGGCCTGATGGGGACCCAGGGAGAAGCCGTAGGACGATGACAACCCCCAGCTCTGCTCTCTCTCCGCCCCCCTCCCCTGGGCGCTCTCAACACTTGCTTTGGAGGTTCCATATCTGGGAGACGTGGCAC
This Physeter macrocephalus isolate SW-GA chromosome 13, ASM283717v5, whole genome shotgun sequence DNA region includes the following protein-coding sequences:
- the LOC114487444 gene encoding sarcosine dehydrogenase, mitochondrial-like, encoding MDPESSRSKQKMGYRHWHADLRSDDSPLEAGLAFACKLKSAIPFLGREALEKQRTEGLCRRLVGFTVDEKVPMFGLEAIWRNGQVVGHVRRADFGFTVDKTLAYGYIRDPSGGPVSLDFVKSGEYALERMGVTYSAQAHLKSPFDPDSKRMKGIY